From the genome of Nicotiana sylvestris chromosome 2, ASM39365v2, whole genome shotgun sequence, one region includes:
- the LOC104218688 gene encoding uncharacterized protein, whose protein sequence is MLRKNNELENPMSRGASMINLFDEDSQMDEDDLEVNDIMRTPPSKSQRKNLTSGSGSSTTGSNVKDPLNLFISQKPNEKRKGEAVDLESCRKSLREHAIDAFARWMYDAGLPFNYEVEKTDKIVEEHKVQWKVYGCSIMMEKWTTKNGKMVINVLVNSLRGSVFLESYDASDSSTNFNKMFNLFEKTILKVGPKNVVQVVTDNTSENKKADDMLKGVFPNIYCTPCAAHCINLMFGDIFKLAPYSTGEQAEALGKEVARFIIGPYFWNDTVQALKVGNPLVIVLRLVDGEKKPPMGYIYEAMDRDKEAIEKAFDHDRRKYQRLFEIIDKRWDDQLYQPLHEHGIF, encoded by the exons ATGTTGAGGAAAAATAATGAGTTAGAAAATCCAATGAGCCGTGGAGCATCTATGATTAATCTTTTTGATGAAGATAGTCAAATGGATGAGGATGACCTTGAAGTCAATGATATAATGAGGACACCTCCCTCTAAATCTCAAAGAAAGAATTTAACAAGTGGAAGTGGATCATCCACCACCGGTAGCAATGTGAAAGATCCTCTTAATCTTTTTATCTCACAAAAACcaaatgaaaagagaaagggtgAAGCTGTTGACTTAGAATCTTGTAGGAAGAGTTTGAGGGAGCATGCTATAGATGCTTTTGCAAGATGGATGTATGATGCGGGGCTTCCTTTTAATTAT GAGGTGGAGAAAACAGACAAGATTGTCGAGGAGCATAAGGTGCAATGGAAAGTTTATGGTTGTTCCATTATGATGGAAAAATGGACtacaaaaaatggaaaaatggtcATTAATGTTTTGGTGAATTCTCTGAGAGGTAGTGTGTTTCTTGAATCTTATGATGCTAGTGACTCCTCAACTAATTTCAATAAAATGTTCAACTTGTTTGAGAAGACAATATTGAAAGTTGGACCGAAAAATGTGGTTCAAGTTGTCACTGATAACACAAGTGAGAATAAAAAAGCGGATGACATGTTGAAAGGAGTTTTCCCAAATATTTATTGTACTCCTTGTGCTGCACATTGTATCAACTTGATGTTTGGTGACATTTTCAAGTTAGCCCCATATTCTACAGGTGAACAAGCG GAAGCTCTTGGGAAAGAAGTTGCGAGATTTATTATTGGTCCATATTTTTGGAATGACACTGTTCAAGCACTTAAAGTTGGTAATCCTTTGGTTATTGTACTTCGTTTGGTGGATGGAGAGAAAAAACCACCAATGGGATACATTTATGAAGCCATGGATAGGGATAAAGAAGCTATTGAGAAGGCATTTGATCATGATAGGAGGAAATATCAGAGATTGTTTGAAATCATTGATAAAAGGTGGGATGATCAGCTTTATCAACCTTTACATGAGCATGGCATATTTTGA
- the LOC104218687 gene encoding uncharacterized protein produces MQADGILGLASTIRGRTKLAPVEWWMQFGYEVPNLQQFAIRVQSLTCSLSGCERNWSVYEHIHTKKRNMLELKKLNGLVFVKYNRTLARHYKAHNIVDPILLDNINEANEWLTGGPKNHEEEEEVFEGEGLTFGHVAMASGVEENVYGFRGSTLRSKERVSTSTSTCTSRTLINEASDEEEDNDDQYNNSNMMTLQEFGDLVEE; encoded by the exons ATGCAAGCCGATGGAATTCTTGGATTAGCTTCGACCATTAGAGGCAGAACCAAATTGGCACCAG TTGAATGGTGGATGCAATTTGGTTATGAAGTTCCAAACTTGCAACAATTTGCTATTAGAGTTCAAAGCTTAACTTGTAGCTTATCCGGATGCGAGAGAAATTGGAGTGTTTATGAACAT ATTCATACTAAGAAGAGGAACATGCTTGAGCTAAAGAAACTCAATGGTCTCGTGTTCGTAAAATATAATAGAACATTGGCTCGTCATTACAAAGCTCACAATATCGTTGATCCAATTTTATTGGATAACATTAATGAAGCAAATGAATGGTTAACTGGAGGCCCCAAAaatcatgaagaagaagaagaagtgttTGAAGGAGAAGGTCTCACTTTTGGTCATGTTGCTATGGCAAGTGGAGTTGAAGAGAATGTTTATGGTTTTAGGGGAAGTACTTTAAGGAGTAAAGAAAGAGTATCTACAAGTACAAGTACATGTACAAGTAGAACCCTAATTAATGAAGCCtctgatgaagaagaagataatGATGACCAATATAATAATTCGAACATGATGACACTTCAAGAGTTTGGAGATCTTGTTGAAGAATAG
- the LOC138886239 gene encoding uncharacterized protein, with translation MPKGRATRSRVKQSETDLQKALEESKKKKMEKGKRKVAESSEVVEEEEMELVHQERGTTVEVPTPKPKKSKTSSKKSSSVPVSDESSLAKRTRSAVKAKQAKVSDDKKWSGEEEEESKKEQEKFVIFGRRKYLKGRWLKDLVEPGMMRLVDTLTAQGLKDMVLQMEE, from the coding sequence ATGCCTaagggaagagccacaagaagcagaGTAAAACAAAGTGAAACTGACTTACAAAAGGCTCTtgaagaaagcaagaaaaagaaaatggagaAGGGAAAGAGAAAGGTTGCAGAATCCTCTGAAGTTGTAGAggaagaggagatggaactggtccatcaagaaaggggtacaacagtggaggttcctacaccAAAACCTAAAAAgtccaagacttcttccaagaagtcttcttcTGTACCTGTGTCTGATGAATCCtcactagccaagaggacaagatctgcagTGAAAGCTAAACAAGCAAAAGTTTCAGATGATAAAaaatggagtggagaagaagaagaggaatctaAGAAGGAACAGGAGAAGTTTGTTATTTTTGGcaggagaaaatatttgaaaggtaGATGGTTgaaggacctggtggaaccagggatGATGAGGTTGGTTGACACTTTAACTGCTCAAGGTTTGAAAGACATGGTCCTTCAAATGGAAGAATAG